From the Primulina tabacum isolate GXHZ01 chromosome 15, ASM2559414v2, whole genome shotgun sequence genome, one window contains:
- the LOC142526404 gene encoding cationic amino acid transporter 1 — MEANGGSSGLTRRRGCSCTKDDFFPEESFQSVNNYVKALKQTPFRFIDRMLTRSNVQAELDAKARSGNAMKKTLSWWDLMWFGMGAVIGAGIFVITGIEAREDAGPAVVLSYVVSGLSALLSVFCYTEFAVEIPVAGGSFSYLRVELGDFVAFIAAGNILLEYVVGGAAVARSWTSYFATLCNHKPEDFRIHVSGLADGYNDLDPLSVGVIIIICILAVLSTKASSRLNYVASVVHLVIIIFIIVCGLIKADTSNYTPFAPFGPRGIFKASAVLFFAYVGFDAVSTMAEETKNPAKDIPIGLVGSMVITTFLYCLLAITLCLMQPYTMIDVDAPFSRAFEMVGWNWAKYIVAAGALKGMTSVLLVSAVGQARYLTHIARTHMMPPWFAKVDQNTGTPINATIAMLAATAIICFFTKLDILSNLLSISTLFIFMLVALAILVRRYYVSGETTKQNRNKLIVFILLILGSSIATSIYWALSEGWIAYCITVPIWLFSTAGLSISVPQACSPKLWGTPLVPWLPSASIAINIFLLGSLDQESFIRFGIWTLFLLCYYFLFGLHASYDNAMAIQVKTTEDTPYKKAEAGETSIDTATGN; from the exons ATGGAGGCTAATGGAGGTTCATCAGGGTTAACTAGGAGGAGAGGATGCTCGTGCACAAAGGACGATTTTTTCCCGGAGGAGTCGTTCCAGAGCGTGAACAATTACGTGAAGGCTCTGAAACAGACACCGTTTCGATTCATAGACCGGATGCTGACACGGTCGAACGTTCAGGCGGAGCTAGATGCGAAGGCTCGTAGTGGGAATGCAATGAAGAAGACGCTTTCGTGGTGGGACTTAATGTGGTTTGGCATGggcgccgtcatcggtgccggAATATTCGTTATCACTGGCATCGAGGCACGTGAAGATGCTGGTCCCGCCGTTGTGCTATCCTATGTTGTCTCTGGTCTCTCCGCCTTGCTCTCTGTCTTTTGCTACACCGAGTTTGCTGTGGAAATCCCCGTTGCAG GCGGTTCATTTTCTTACTTACGGGTGGAGCTTGGCGATTTCGTAGCCTTCATTGCTGCCGGAAACATCCTTCTCGAGTACGTAGTCGGTGGCGCAGCAGTTGCGCGTTCTTGGACCTCCTACTTTGCCACACTCTGCAATCATAAGCCCGAAGATTTCCGCATCCACGTCAGTGGTCTAGCTGACGGCTACAACGATCTTGACCCATTATCCGTCGGTGTTATCATAATCATATGCATACTCGCAGTTCTTAGCACAAAGGCCTCCTCTCGTCTTAACTACGTCGCATCAGTAGTCCACCTCgtcatcatcatcttcatcaTCGTATGTGGACTCATCAAAGCCGACACCAGTAATTACACTCCCTTCGCACCATTCGGCCCCCGCGGGATCTTCAAAGCTTCAGCAGTCTTGTTTTTCGCCTATGTTGGATTTGATGCTGTTTCTACCATGGCAGAGGAAACCAAGAACCCGGCAAAAGACATCCCCATCGGTCTAGTTGGTTCCATGGTCATCACCACATTCTTATACTGCCTGTTAGCCATAACTCTATGCCTGATGCAGCCATACACTATGATCGATGTTGACGCTCCTTTTTCAAGGGCATTTGAGATGGTGGGGTGGAACTGGGCTAAGTACATCGTTGCTGCAGGAGCGTTGAAAGGCATGACTTCGGTTCTGCTAGTCAGTGCGGTGGGACAAGCCCGTTACCTTACCCATATTGCACGTACACACATGATGCCCCCATGGTTTGCGAAAGTTGATCAAAATACCGGAACACCTATCAACGCCACCATTGCCATGCTTGCTGCTACCGCAATCATATGCTTCTTCACAAAACTCGACATCCTATCCAACTTACTCTCAATCTCCACTCTCTTCATCTTCATGCTTGTTGCCCTTGCCATTCTAGTTCGTAGATACTACGTTAGTggtgaaaccacaaaacaaaaCCGAAACAAACTAATCGTCTTCATATTGCTAATCCTTGGATCCTCAATCGCCACTTCTATCTACTGGGCGCTCAGTGAAGGCTGGATTGCCTATTGCATAACAGTACCTATATGGCTCTTCTCCACTGCAGGATTGTCGATTTCAGTCCCTCAGGCCTGTAGTCCCAAGCTTTGGGGCACCCCGTTGGTTCCATGGTTGCCATCTGCATCCATTGCCATCAACATCTTCCTTCTTGGATCATTAGATCAGGAATCCTTCATCAGGTTTGGAATCTGGACTCTATTCCTCCTTTGCTATTATTTCTTGTTCGGGCTGCATGCTTCATATGACAATGCCATGGCAATCCAAGTGAAGACGACAGAGGACACTCCATATAAGAAAGCCGAAGCCGGAGAAACATCAATAGATACTGCAACTGGTAATTAG